The segment GGTGTTCGCGGATCGAAAGGGACCATTGCTGCACGTCGGCTACCAACTCACCACGACGGACACGCCTGCCGGTTATGGCTACCGCGGCAGAATGGGCGAGGCCATGTATGTGGGTCAGCAAAGAGTGATCGCCGACCCGGACACTCAACGCCAACTCTCGGGAATGATCCAAGCGTTTCATTTGGTCGTATTCGACCCGACTCTTCGCCAACTTGTCGAGTCCGTGGGGGGAAATATACCATCAAACGGATTCATGGGTGCGTAGGACAAACTTCTAGAAAGAGCGGCATCATGAGTAGCGCAGCTGCCTTATTTGTTGGCACGTGGGCGGGTGGCGCCGTGGTCGGCGTCGGACTGTACGCACTGTCCAAGAAGCAATTTCCGGAGAAGTGCACCGAGAAGACTGAGCGGTTTCGGGCACTCACTCTCGTTGGCCTGATTCCGTGTTGTGGGTTTAATATTTTTGCGTCAGTCATTTACTATGTGATGTTCATAGGAAAAGCAAAATTCGACGATGTTCGTGCTGGGCGAACTAAAGGGGAATTTGAACGCAGCCTTGGTGAAACACGGTCGGGTTCTGTAGAGTCTCGAAATCCTTTTGGAAGCTCCGATAGACAGGATCCGCCGCCGGCTCCGGAGGCGAATCCATTTGGTCCGAAACCGACTCAAGATGAAGGTCGTTCAGGAGACCAAAATCCGTTTGGTTCCACTTCGCAGTCTCAGTCTGGAGGTACATCAAACCCGTTTGGCGAGGGGACAACTCATGGCGCAAGTAGCGGAACTACCGAGAACCCATTCCCTGACTAGGCGTGCACGTCGGGCAGTGCCTTCTGAAATTGTTGTGCTTGGCTTGGCCGCGGGGGCTTCCGTTGTCCTCCAGCGCGTTACGCACGAAGTGTGTCCTATGTACGCCGCAACGGGGCTTTATTGCCCCGCGTGCGGCGCAACGAGATCGGTATACGCACTTTTGCGGGGAGATTTCACCGCGGCACTCGTTTACAATGCAGCTCTTATCGCCAGTATTTTTCTTATAGGAACACGCGCACTTCTCATGCTATGTGGCTATGACCGATCGGTCAGAAAGATTGACCAATTGGTAGGTTCCTGGTCAATTCAGTCATGGGCAGCGATTGCAGTCTGCTGGACGATAGTAAGAAATCTATCTATCATGCACGGTATTCTTCGTCCCTAAATGAGGACCGCGCTAACGGCATGATCCTGAGGCGGGCGCCCCTCGGCGCGGGGGAGGGAGCTGGCCTTGGGAGCACTGACCATGACCCCTGTTCCAGTGGTTGGCGGTGTCCCAGCCATCAGTCTCCGAGAACCCGGACCCACGAGGCCTGAGTAGTTCGTCTGCATGTTGCGCGTCGCGCAGGACCGCGCTGGCCGGTTACCGGCGCCGGGATTTGTGGATGTCGGTGGCTGCTTGGGTGATGTGGGTGGAGGTGTGACTCGGGCCTCGGCAAAGGCGGTGTGTCAGCGGTGTGACCTGCGGAAATGTGTGATTCCGGGTGGCGTGTTGTGTCTGGTGGGCGTGGGGCTGGTGATGATGATGGGGAGTTCTCACACAACCGACGCGACCAGAGAGCCCCGCGCCGCTCGTCGGATGCCTGTTCGGAGATGGCGAACAAAAGAGCGACGGCCAGCCCCGCGAAACCGGCGCGGACCGCTTAAGGGCGGAGGTATTTGTGGATCTCGCTGGCCGCTTGGGTGATGTGGGCGGCGGTGTAGCTGGCTTCGCTATCGGCGATGAATTCCCCGCGGCCGCGGGGGCGTCGCAGGAACGTCACCCTCACCTGTTCCTGGCCGGTGTCATCAGTGCTGATGGTGAGCAGGATGGTGCGGTTGCGGCGGGTAAGGGTGGACAGGACGGGCTCGGGCCACGTGTCGGGTTCCGGTGGGGTGGCGCCGACATGCTCGGCCAGCCGGCGCAACGCCTGCAGAGCGGCCGACGCCCCGGGTTGATCGCTAGTCGCGATGTCCGATGGCGTCGAGGCCACTGCACCTGGGTGGTCTGCGGGGCCGGGCACGGGGGAGGTGGTCGGTGTATCGGTCGGGGCCTGGCGTTCAAGGTAGGCGATCGCGCGGTCCACGGTCGTCCGGGCCTGGTGTAAGGCGGTGAGCAGGTCGGCATGGTTAGCGCCAGCGGTGGCCGTGGCGGTGACGAAGGTGCCGTTCCCGTGGTCGGTACGCACCAACCCGTCATCGGCCAGCACTTTCAGCGCGGAACGGACTGTGTTGATGCCCGGCACGCCCAGGTCACGTTGTAGCTGCAACAGGGTCGGTAACCGGTCGCCGACCTGATACGTGCCGTCGAGGATCTGCGCGCGTAGTTGTGCGGCGATCTGCTGGTACCGGGGGACACTCATGCGATCAGTGTATTTTGTATGTCAACTACTCAGAGTATGTGACTGACTTGACATAAGGTACATTATCGGCTAACTAAAACGGCTACAGTATTGCGCTTATTTGATGTAGCATGTCAGTATGGTTCCGCAGTGGACAGACTCGGCCGACAAGCACGGCGTGGCGCGTGGTGATGCCGTTTTCGTCATCTTGAACGCGACGTATGTCGATGTGCTGGCGGACGAGCCGCAGGAGGAAGGACGCATCCGGTTGTTCATCGGTCTGCGGCACGCGCAGGCATTGCCGACCGATGAGGTCGAGGTCTTGGTGCACGAGTACCCCGACCACCCTGGACGGGAGGCTGTGATCTTCCACGTACAACCACTGAGTGCCAAGTACCGCCGTTACCGACAGGAGCACCCGAAACCATGAGCACCGAGATCGACTATGACGCCCTCGCGGCGCGCCTGACGGACCCCGACTACCCGGTGAGCAGCGCCGGGCAGGTGAAGACCGGCGATGCGGCCGCTGCCGAGGGGCGTGCGTTTCTGTTGCGCGAATACGGCTCTGAGGAAGCGATCGCCGCAGCCATGAGTGTCAGCCGCGGCCGGCCCCGCGTCGGAGACGCCAAACGTGGACCGTCAGCTACAGTTCGCGGACGGATCAGCGACACCGACTACGCCGCGTTCAAAAAGCTCGAAGAGGCCACTGGGCGGACCCAGAGTGACCTGGTGCGTGACGCGGTGCATCAACTCCTGACGCAGCACAAACTCGTCAGCTGAGCGGTGGGGTCTGCCCAGACTTTGGTTGACACCTGACCTGTGAGGATTTCCTCGCTGGAAGGATGTCACTATGCCCAAGCCCTACCCCAAGGAGTTCCGCGACGATGTCGTGGCTGTCGCTGGCAAGGGTGATGCTCCGTTGAAGCAGATCGCGAAGGACTTCGGGATCTCCGAAGGCTGCTTGTCGAACTGGATGAAGAAGGCCGACATCCAGGACGGCAACCGTCCTGGTCTGACCGAGATCGACCGGTCCGAGTTGCGTGAGGCGAACAAGCGGATCCGGCTCCTGGAGCAGGAGAACGAGGTCCTACGCCGTGCAGCGGCCTATCTATCGCAGGCGAACCTGCCGGGAAAATAGTCTTCCCGCTCGTCCGTGAGATGGCCGCGACCGGTGCCCCCGACTCAAGGGTCAGGGTGCCGGTCGCGGTGGCGTGCAGGGTGCTCGACCTCTCCACCCAGGGGTACTACAAGTGGCTCAAAGACCCAGTGTCTCAGCGTGATTGGGACGACGCGCACGTCATCGACGTGATCCACCAGATCCATCAGGACGATCCCACCCTGGGCTACCGGTTCATCGCCGACGAGCTCGCCGACGCCGGTATCGCGGCATCCGAGAACCGTGTGTGGCGATTGTGCTCGACCGCAGGCGTGTTCGCCTCCCACCACCGCCGGCGGGGCGCATCGGGCAAGCCCGGCCCCGCTGTGCACGATGACCTGCTCGCGACCGTCGGCGATCACGGCCGGGTCCGTCACGACTTCGTCGGTGCCGCACACAGGCCGAACCAGATCTGGCTGACCGACATCGAGCGCCACGAGGCGCTGCTGAACCTTGCGGTGGTGAAAGGACACCGCTGGCGGCTTGTCGCAGCGGGCCGTTTGAAGCTGAGGACAGTCTGATCCCCGGGACGGGGGTGAGGACGCAAGCAGTCCTGACAACGACGGGACGGGCCAGTACTGCCAGATGGCTCGGGTCCGGCTAGCAAGACGGAAAGGCGTACGTGAGGAACCACCGGCTGAAAGCCTCTCAAGAGAGCCACCACCTCGAACCTGGCGGATCTGGGGTGGGTTGCAGTGCGCACCCGTGCGACGACGCCGATGCTCTCGGGCATCGCTGCGCTGTCGGGCGGGGAACTTCTTTGCCGGGTGATGTCGCCGGCGGGAAGGCCACGGTGAAGGCCTGCGGCGTAGCCGTGGCGATGCTGCAGGGGCATAGGTGGGCGCCGACCCCGTCGAAGGGTTCAGTAGTGAACGTGGGAACCACCGCGGCGGTCCCCGCCCCGGACAGCCAATGGCTGGCCGCAGGGAACGCGCGTCGCCAGCGGATGCTGTCGTGGTGGGGCGGAGGACCCGTAGTAGTCCGAGGCCGGGAAAGCCGGTCACATGGCGAAGGGGTCCAGCGTGATCGCAGTACGTGCTGCCCGTCAGGAGGCCGCTGGTGAAGTCCGGCGATCCGTGGCCCGACCTCAGTGAGGCCGAGTACCGGGTACTGATGATGCAACGCAAGCTGCACCGTTGGGCGGTGGCCGAGCCTGGTCACCGCTTCGATGACCTTGCCAACCTCGTCTATGACCCGGCGTTCCTGGCCGTGGCATGGGCGAGGGTCGTGGGGAACAAGGGAGCCCGCACTGCGGGGGTCGATGGTCTGGCTCCACGTAAGGTCGGGCTCGGCGCGGCCGTGCTGCTGGAGGGTCTGCGAGCAGACCTGAAAGCAGGACGATTCGCACCGCTGCCAGTCCGGGAGAAGACGATCCCGAAGACGTCGGGCAAGGTCCGGCGACTGGGGATCCCCACCGCCAGGGACCGGGTAGTGCAGGCCGCGCTGAAACTGGTGCTCGAGCCGATCTTCGAGGCGGATTTCAAGCCATGCTCTTATGGCTTCCGTCCGAAGCGGCGGGCCCAGGACGCCATAGCCGAGATCCAGTACCTCGCGACACCGACCCGTAACTACGAGTGGTGTTCGAGGCTGATATCGCGGCGTGCTTCGACGAGATCGACCACACCGCCCTGATGGGGCGGGTACGCGATCGTGTCGGGGACAAGCGCGTGCTGGGCTGGGTGAGGGCGTTCCTGAAGGCGGGCATCCTCACCGAGGACGG is part of the Rudaeicoccus suwonensis genome and harbors:
- a CDS encoding DUF2752 domain-containing protein encodes the protein MYAATGLYCPACGATRSVYALLRGDFTAALVYNAALIASIFLIGTRALLMLCGYDRSVRKIDQLVGSWSIQSWAAIAVCWTIVRNLSIMHGILRP
- a CDS encoding GntR family transcriptional regulator, whose amino-acid sequence is MSVPRYQQIAAQLRAQILDGTYQVGDRLPTLLQLQRDLGVPGINTVRSALKVLADDGLVRTDHGNGTFVTATATAGANHADLLTALHQARTTVDRAIAYLERQAPTDTPTTSPVPGPADHPGAVASTPSDIATSDQPGASAALQALRRLAEHVGATPPEPDTWPEPVLSTLTRRNRTILLTISTDDTGQEQVRVTFLRRPRGRGEFIADSEASYTAAHITQAASEIHKYLRP
- a CDS encoding ribbon-helix-helix protein, CopG family, which codes for MSTEIDYDALAARLTDPDYPVSSAGQVKTGDAAAAEGRAFLLREYGSEEAIAAAMSVSRGRPRVGDAKRGPSATVRGRISDTDYAAFKKLEEATGRTQSDLVRDAVHQLLTQHKLVS
- a CDS encoding transposase, giving the protein MPKPYPKEFRDDVVAVAGKGDAPLKQIAKDFGISEGCLSNWMKKADIQDGNRPGLTEIDRSELREANKRIRLLEQENEVLRRAAAYLSQANLPGK
- a CDS encoding IS3 family transposase produces the protein MPVAVACRVLDLSTQGYYKWLKDPVSQRDWDDAHVIDVIHQIHQDDPTLGYRFIADELADAGIAASENRVWRLCSTAGVFASHHRRRGASGKPGPAVHDDLLATVGDHGRVRHDFVGAAHRPNQIWLTDIERHEALLNLAVVKGHRWRLVAAGRLKLRTV